From the Toxoplasma gondii ME49 chromosome VIIa, whole genome shotgun sequence genome, one window contains:
- a CDS encoding hypothetical protein (encoded by transcript TGME49_202180), whose protein sequence is MRRRNPGGAWRPPFSRCLFPSLSTASAFTVRLRKKRDRTAEREPPPRKLLHSPFAAGCASVCCDVQTPLHATALSLASCRRETEPADSRESDRRTKNGTHRERNFPERDTQRGTAFFESERRCRFERIRRRGTKAACWASLLLMGLVLRVSFDSPIFPRPSALEASRFVFGAAHRTSRTCHVRPSRCLSRVFFRASPVSSLNPHRLFSSSSSSRPRRLPPLLPQQDSIFSWASACLSASSLCPACLSPSTKPFSLRRLAFLLLPAFPRTPSPPHTVSTVSSRLFSPACCRASLPASWLPRRTSGLAAAAPAPQASPADFLPEYFHNYPVSDDAETETEFRPGVTAEMEKALLGYEFGVRFSRPSDDRYVPGFTQSRMAAAVRPHKSLAAATVTDALGPRPGPAPRPTGPFDPPEPQGHGDTSETPHTPDPAQQTETQTPLRTSRTDEEPSSSAASLRFYTRFPYDAEAAGAPAGDAREFAAAERRREEEKKKAEREEDKGFQVGLQIKLLREGVLSIMGSGDGHLASKTRGEDAAILLKKKVPVHRLKLFQWDNLEVASAGGHLPTFHLSLVRAVELVRACYLHFGPSKAPRGFAVPPPSRRDPLEEDEATEAAARALLNEEGNADQVLEKFRDRRETRAWPPHLVGLTLGEQEDLLRRHKDTLVEDLPAAADELQKVGFSWEPTERAEDEEKEFSIFLEAFAAYLADKRSGPKEISVNPSGEVSLDPLHPSPAVAPPREPPRVSPALPSRLPATHLPPRFFKIPSNASYPEYLWGYPLGAVVAELRRGRKFLALPHAVQMLLAVEFPVHTIDGVEKVLSSPEKTHTNSADTVGEETATESEDRFPPATLEDEGFVEPAPFEELRAQAEAGEDGSGGERAGSEKTGTETEETQDRETRGMGGEREMSGERGDVEKDAKKAFVEELDIHELRNLLADVVDFEEAAEASVSASSGATRAADPAKPRLAFPVSPYYHLIAPAEFPLPPPARVPAPRRGLRWELQALQDRLINEERERGEQVTFEDREAGGSARTTGGPVPTEEATQTKKRGKGRKAKKTRSRSEKEEKEGIKAVSSEEKKALPFLADRALRYPHTLFSRRRTEGGFHYAFDKWSFDDVVEAMQYFNDMYRGVHREIGGEEQLTFNVLPRGWCIPSPDHRTFPKLFSPFSSLPASPSSSPSSSSFPSSSSSPSSSSSPTPSSSPSPPSSSSSSPPSPSSSSSASVPEFAESLWPREWWGMPLGKYLHAFRIGDIDAKFHPRRRPVLDRLGLTWGDPLQYLHFTWMKLIKAMRWWMLFRGQPLEQLFPWTVIPDFTFVANVCKPEEVQGVKIGYLVHMARRQENILYHFYPNRFEIYKRLNLNILPADRLLLDFPFKVEKESLPLQGELGYLIPHVPEEQREDV, encoded by the exons ATGAGACGCCGGAATCCTGGGGGCGCCTGGCGCCCTCCCTTCTCGCgatgtctctttccttctctctccactgcgtCGGCTTTCACAGTTCGGCTGCGGAAAAAGCGAGACCGCACGGCGGAAAGGGAACCTCCCCCCAGGAAATTGCTTCACTCGCCTTTCGCTGCTGGATGCGCGAGTGTATGCTGCGATGTACAAACACCTCTCCACGCGACGGCGCTCTCGCTCGCGAGTTGTCGACGCGAGACGGAACCTGCAGATTCAAGAGAATCAGACAGACGCACAAAGAACGGAACGCACAGGGAAAGAAACTTCCCGGAAAGAGATACACAAAGAGGAACTGCTTTCTTTGAATCCGAGAGGCGTTGTCGCTTCGAGAGAATTCGCCGCCGAGGCACCAAGGCTGCTTGTTGGGCGTCTCTGTTGCTCATGGGTCTTGTCTTGCGTGTGAGTTTTGATTCTCCGATTTTCCCTCGACCTTCTGCGCTTGAGGCTTCGCGTTTTGTCTTCGGCGCAGCTCACCGAACTTCTCGCACCTGCCATGTCAggccttctcgctgtctctctcgtgtcttcttccgcgcctctccagtctcttctctcaacCCCCATCggctgttttcttcgtcctcttcttcccgacctcgtcgccttcctcctctccttcctcaacAGGACTCGATCTTCTCCTGGGCctccgcctgtctctccgcctcttctctttgcccGGCCTGCCTCTCCCCTTCCACGAagcctttctctctgaggcgtctcgccttcctcctcctccccgcCTTCCCCCGGACGCCCTCGCCGCCCCAcactgtctccactgtctcctcgcgtctcttctctccggcctGCTGCCGGGCCTCCTTGCCCGCCTCGTGGCTGCCGCGGCGCACGTCCGGCCTCGCCGCTGCGGCTCCGGCGCCGCAGGCCTCGCCGGCGGACTTTCTGCCTGAGTATTTCCACAATTATCCCGTCTCGGACgatgcagagacggagaccgAGTTTCGCCCCGGCGTCACAGCTGAGATGGAGAAGGCTCTGCTCGGCTACGAGTTCGGCGTCCGCTTCAGTCGACCCTCGGACGACCGTTACGTACCGGGATTCACCCAGAGCCGCATGGCTGCCGCCGTTCGACCCCACAAGTCGCTCGCCGCCGCCACCGTCACCGACGCCCTCGGGCCTCGCCCCGGCCCCGCCCCGCGCCCAACGGGCCCGTTCGACCCGCCGGAACCCCAGGGTCACGGAGACACCTCAGAGACACCCCACACGCCAGACCCCGCgcagcagacggagacacagacaccgTTGAGAACTTCACGCACAGACGAGgaaccttcttcttctgcggcttccTTGAGGTTTTACACCCGCTTTCCGTATGATGCGGAGGCCGCAGGAGCGCCGGCGGGAGATGCTCGCGAGTTCGCGGCAGCtgagaggcgacgagaagaggagaagaaaaaagcagagagagaagaagacaagggaTTCCAGGTCGGACTGCAAATCAAGCTTCTCCGGGAGGGTGTCCTCTCCATTATGGGCAGCGGAGACGGACATCTCGCCAGCAAGActcgaggagaagacgccgcAATCCTCTTGAAAAAGAAAGTCCCTGTTCACAGACTGAAACTCTTTCAGTGGGACAACCTTG AAGTCGCGTCTGCGGGCGGGCATCTGCCGACGTTCCACCTGTCGCTCGTGCGCGCCGTGGAGCTCGTGCGAGCTTGCTACCTTCACTTCGGACCTTCGAAGGCCCCGCGGGGCTTTGCAgtgccgccgccttcgcgtcgGGACCCTCTGGAGGAggacgaagcgacagaggcTGCAGCGCGCGCTCTTctgaacgaagaaggaaacgcggacCAGGTTCTCGAGAAATTCCGCGACAGACGCGAGACGCGCGCCTGGCCGCCACACCTGGTCGGACTCACCCTTGGAGAGCAG GAAGACCTTTTGAGGCGACACAAAGACACTCTCGTCGAAGATCTTCCCGCAGCTGCCGACGAACTCCAGAAAGTTG GATTCTCCTGGGAACCCACGGAGcgtgcagaagacgaagagaaggaattCAGCATTTTCCTCGAAGCCTTTGCTGCCTACTTG GCGGACAAACGCTCTGGACCAAAGGAGATTTCTGTGAATCCCTCCGGCGAAGTCAGCCTGGACCCGCTGCACCCATCGCCTGCCGTCGCGCCGCCTCGCGAGCCCCCGCGGGTGTCGCCGGCGTTGCCGAGCCGTCTGCCGGCTACCCACTTGCCGCCTCGGTTCTTCAAAATTCCTTCGAACGCGTCTTATCCAGAGTATCTCTGGGGATATCCGCTGGGAGCAGTTGTTGCGGAGCtgcgcagaggaagaaagttcctcgctctcccgcATGCAGTCCAGATGCTGCTTGCTGTCGAGTTCCCCGTCCACACCATCGACGGAGTTGAAAAGGTTCTGTCGAGCCCCGAAAAAACGCATACAAACAGTGCCGACACGGTTGGAGAGGAAaccgcgacagagagcgaggaccGATTTCCCCCAGCAACTCTTGAAGACGAAG GCTTCGTCGAGCCGGCGCCCTTCGAGGAACTTCGCGCCCAAGCAGAAGCCGGCGAGGACGGTTCTGGAGGCGAACGCGCCGGTTCGGAGAAGACCGGAACggagaccgaggagacacaagacagagaaacaagaggaatgggaggagagagagaaatgagcggagagagaggagatgtAGAAAAGGACGCAAAGAAGGCATTTGTAGAGGAACTGGATATTCACGAACTTCGCAATCTCCTGGCCGATGTGGTAGATTTTgaggaggcggcagaggcaTCTGTTTCGGCGTCGAGCGGCGCAACTCGTGCTGCAGATCCTGCAAAGCCGAGGCTGGCGTTTCCA gtgtctccgtACTACCATTTGATTGCCCCTGCGGAGTTTCCCTTGCCGCCGCCCGCGCGAGTGCCCGCCCCGCGGCGCGGTCTCCGTTGGGAGCTGCAGGCTCTCCAGGACCGGCTTATaaacgaagaaagggagCGGGGAGAACAGGTGACTTTCGAGGACCGAGAGGCGGGAGGCAGCGCGAGGACAACTGGGGGACCAGTGCCgacagaggaggcgacgcagacaaaaaagagaggaaagggacggaaggcgaagaagactcgGTCGAGgtcggagaaagaggagaaagaaggaataAAGGCAGTTTcctctgaagagaagaaagcgctGCCGTTCTTAGCAGACCGAGCTCTGAGGTATCCTCAcacgctcttctctcgcaggaGAACGGAGGGCGGCTTCCACTACGCTTTCGACAAATGGAGTTTCGACGACGTCGTCGAAGCCATGCAGTACTTCAAC gACATGTACCGAGGAGTCCATCGCGAAAtcggaggcgaagagcagcTGACGTTCAACGTGCTACCCAGAGGGTGGTGCATTCCATCAC CCGATCATCGAACATTTCCAaaactcttttctcccttctcgagtctgcctgcctctccttcttcctctccttcttcttcttcctttccttcttcttcttcctctccttcttcttcttcctctcctactccttcttcctctccttctcctccttcttcttcctcttcttctcctccttctccttcttcctcttcttccgcttcggTGCCGGAGTTTGCGGAGTCTCTGTGGCCGAGAGAGTGGTGGGGAATGCCTCTAGGGAAGTACCTCCACGCGTTTCGTATCGGCGACATCGACGCGAAGTTTCATCCTCGGCGTCGACCGGTCCTCGATCGCTTAGGCCTTACCTGGGGTGACCCTCTCCAGTATCTGCACTTCACCTGGATGAAGCTTATCAAGGCTATGCGGTG GTGGATGCTTTTTCGCGGCCAGCCTCTCGAGCAATTGTTTCCGTGGACTGTCATTCCTGATTTTACTTTCGTTGCCAACGTGTGCAAGCCCGAGGAGGTTCAG GGCGTAAAGATCGGATATCTTGTGCACATGGCGCGACGTCAGGAGAACATTCTTTATCACTTTTACCCTAATCGGTTCGAGATCTACAAAAGACTGAATCTAAACATCTTGCCGGCAGACAGACTGCTCCTCGATTTTCCTTTCAAAGTCGAAAAAGAGTCTTTGCCGCTGCAAGGCGAGCTCGGATACCTCATCCCTCATGTTccagaagaacagagagaagatgtGTAG